In Rhizobium sp. ZPR4, a genomic segment contains:
- a CDS encoding methyl-accepting chemotaxis protein, whose product MFFIDRLLQGRRIVTKVLIFVVPLVVLIAGVGLVGYHTANILNGHMTVTRATIENISDFENLQAALQEFTGSPSGDTRQALAEKIDAQEKGVLRLSGLLSDDQRAKIVPVSELAAKMRTQEATLWSIKQKQDSDVEAIQKAVQNVEATAKAAGKQIDIIRKDFGDKETFAKELLYDAAAYKGLSEKMSNLRIQVQMAADSTEEISDARTYADAILKQVTVSKALVSKRGAALVANASDAADKLDAVLKGSDTPDQKVEAMGPILQSFVKIEGEMTLQSAKNSDTAADRFVSLDKIIDGQKELLDHVDQALGLVDRLTLHASRMENVRDAASRELVLADLKDLQSVAARISELGQTNATMRDFAAHMKPLIDGLTNGSADLLQTSADWKTTRVQSNALLADAMTSLRGFVAQAQEIGKEDSERSANVSVIAMIVGTLLAIIGGLMLVETLRGPLKRVADVMTRLASGDLEVAIDGRNRGDEIGDMVRSVSVFRDAALENVRLEREAESARALSAEEASRRAAERARIEAEQKQALNALADVLAKLADGNLEEGMREDLSADFVEMAFTYNHAVEALRETLTDVRYTAEEIKGGTGNLAMSADDLARRTEQQAAALEESSRALHRLSDVVRSTADRARQTANSVNETQAYATQSGEVVAKAVGAMSEINRSSEKIATIISVIDEIAFQTNLLALNAGVEAARAGEAGRGFAVVAQEVRELAQRCANAAKEIKGLISASSAQVQNGVHLVEQTGAALAEIISHVTGVQRLVADISSATTEQSTGIEEVTRAVSEVELITQRNAAMVEENNAEIHGLRQRVDMLSEKIDRFRTGDGEVGYADHGNTDVRYRAA is encoded by the coding sequence ATGTTTTTCATTGATCGTCTTTTGCAAGGCCGCAGGATTGTCACCAAAGTCCTTATTTTCGTAGTGCCGCTGGTGGTTCTCATCGCCGGTGTCGGCCTCGTCGGTTATCACACGGCCAATATTCTGAACGGTCATATGACCGTGACGCGCGCCACGATCGAAAATATCAGCGACTTCGAAAACCTGCAGGCCGCCCTGCAGGAATTCACCGGGTCGCCTTCCGGAGATACGCGCCAGGCGCTCGCCGAAAAGATCGATGCGCAGGAAAAGGGCGTACTTCGCTTGAGCGGATTGCTGAGTGACGATCAGCGCGCCAAGATCGTTCCGGTCAGCGAGCTTGCCGCCAAGATGCGCACGCAGGAAGCGACCCTCTGGTCTATCAAACAAAAGCAGGATAGCGACGTCGAAGCCATCCAGAAGGCGGTGCAAAATGTCGAGGCGACCGCCAAGGCGGCCGGCAAGCAGATCGACATCATCCGCAAGGATTTCGGCGACAAGGAAACCTTCGCCAAGGAACTGCTTTACGATGCCGCTGCCTATAAGGGGCTGTCGGAGAAGATGAGCAATCTGCGCATTCAGGTGCAGATGGCAGCCGATTCCACCGAAGAGATTTCAGACGCGCGCACCTATGCCGACGCCATTTTGAAGCAGGTAACGGTTTCAAAGGCTCTCGTCTCCAAGCGTGGCGCCGCGCTCGTCGCGAACGCTTCCGACGCCGCCGACAAACTCGATGCGGTGTTGAAGGGCTCCGACACGCCCGATCAGAAGGTGGAAGCCATGGGTCCGATCCTGCAGAGCTTCGTGAAGATCGAAGGCGAGATGACGCTGCAGTCGGCCAAGAACAGCGACACTGCCGCCGATCGCTTCGTCAGTCTCGACAAGATCATCGATGGCCAGAAGGAGCTTCTGGATCACGTTGATCAGGCACTTGGCCTTGTCGATCGCCTGACGTTGCATGCCTCGCGCATGGAAAATGTCCGCGATGCTGCATCGCGCGAACTGGTGCTCGCGGACCTCAAGGATCTGCAGAGCGTTGCTGCCAGGATTTCGGAACTCGGCCAGACCAATGCCACGATGCGTGATTTCGCGGCTCATATGAAGCCGCTGATCGACGGCCTGACCAATGGATCGGCCGATCTGCTGCAGACTTCAGCCGACTGGAAGACGACGCGTGTTCAGTCCAACGCCCTGCTCGCCGACGCGATGACCTCGCTGCGCGGCTTCGTCGCCCAGGCGCAGGAGATCGGCAAGGAAGACAGCGAGCGCTCGGCCAATGTCTCGGTCATCGCCATGATCGTCGGCACGCTGCTTGCCATCATCGGTGGCTTGATGCTGGTGGAAACCCTGCGTGGCCCGCTAAAGCGCGTCGCCGACGTCATGACGCGCCTCGCAAGTGGTGATTTGGAAGTGGCGATCGACGGCCGTAATCGCGGCGACGAGATCGGTGACATGGTCCGCTCCGTCAGCGTCTTCCGCGATGCCGCTCTCGAAAACGTCCGGCTGGAGCGTGAGGCAGAAAGCGCCCGTGCGCTCTCTGCGGAAGAGGCATCCCGCCGCGCTGCCGAGCGCGCCCGCATCGAAGCCGAGCAGAAGCAGGCGCTCAATGCGCTGGCGGACGTTCTCGCCAAGCTTGCGGACGGCAATCTGGAAGAAGGCATGCGCGAGGATCTTTCCGCCGACTTCGTGGAAATGGCCTTCACCTACAATCACGCGGTTGAAGCTCTTCGCGAGACCCTGACGGATGTTCGCTACACGGCCGAAGAAATCAAGGGCGGCACCGGCAACCTCGCAATGTCGGCCGATGATCTGGCGCGGCGCACCGAGCAGCAGGCGGCCGCCCTCGAGGAAAGCTCACGGGCGCTGCACCGCCTCAGCGACGTTGTCCGCTCGACCGCTGATCGCGCCCGGCAAACGGCGAACTCCGTGAATGAGACGCAGGCCTATGCGACCCAGTCGGGCGAAGTCGTTGCGAAGGCTGTCGGCGCCATGAGCGAGATCAACCGTTCCTCCGAGAAGATCGCCACGATCATCAGCGTCATCGACGAGATTGCCTTCCAGACAAACCTGCTAGCGCTGAATGCCGGCGTCGAGGCTGCCCGTGCCGGCGAGGCTGGCCGCGGCTTTGCCGTCGTTGCTCAGGAGGTCCGCGAACTGGCACAGCGCTGCGCCAATGCAGCCAAGGAGATCAAGGGCCTGATTTCGGCAAGCTCCGCCCAGGTGCAGAACGGCGTTCATCTGGTCGAGCAGACCGGTGCTGCGCTGGCGGAGATCATCAGCCACGTTACTGGCGTCCAGAGGCTTGTTGCCGACATATCGTCTGCGACAACAGAGCAGTCGACCGGTATTGAGGAGGTGACGCGAGCCGTGTCCGAAGTGGAGCTCATCACCCAGCGCAACGCTGCGATGGTCGAGGAAAACAACGCCGAGATCCACGGCCTGCGCCAGCGTGTCGACATGCTATCCGAGAAGATCGATCGCTTCCGTACCGGCGATGGCGAGGTGGGTTACGCAGATCACGGCAACACGGACGTGCGTTATCGTGCGGCCTGA
- a CDS encoding DMT family transporter has product MRLTKNTQGALFMAVSMAGFCCSDALSKTVIATMNAGEIIFIRGLFTTFFVYLLARRMGAMRSWKVILQPMIALRIACEAIAAATYITALGMMPIANASAIQQAVPLAVTLGAMIFLKEPVGWRRWTAIGVGFIGVLIIIRPGPEGFTTAALLVIACMFVTAARDLATRCIDKNVPSLMVTLCTAFSISIFGALCIVPFGGWQPVSTTSLIQILLASVLVLVGYQMVILAMRTGEISFVAPFRYLSLIWSALLGLIVFNEVPDSWSIFGAAVVIVSGIYTFYRESKRRAAEPAVQESEPRVPA; this is encoded by the coding sequence ATGCGACTGACCAAGAATACGCAGGGCGCGCTCTTCATGGCCGTATCCATGGCCGGCTTCTGCTGCAGCGATGCGCTGTCCAAAACAGTCATCGCCACGATGAATGCGGGCGAGATCATCTTCATTCGCGGCTTGTTCACGACCTTTTTTGTCTATCTGCTGGCCCGCAGGATGGGTGCCATGCGCTCCTGGAAAGTCATCCTGCAGCCGATGATCGCGCTACGGATCGCCTGCGAAGCGATAGCCGCCGCAACCTACATCACCGCTCTCGGGATGATGCCCATCGCCAATGCTTCCGCCATCCAGCAGGCCGTGCCGCTGGCGGTCACGCTCGGCGCGATGATCTTTCTGAAGGAGCCTGTGGGCTGGCGGCGGTGGACGGCGATAGGCGTCGGCTTCATCGGCGTGCTGATCATCATCCGGCCCGGTCCGGAGGGTTTCACCACTGCAGCCTTGCTCGTCATCGCCTGCATGTTTGTGACTGCTGCCCGCGATCTGGCAACCCGCTGCATCGACAAGAATGTGCCGTCGCTGATGGTCACGCTCTGCACCGCATTTTCCATATCCATCTTCGGCGCCTTGTGCATCGTTCCTTTCGGAGGATGGCAGCCGGTGAGTACGACATCGCTGATACAGATCCTGTTGGCCTCCGTTCTCGTGCTGGTCGGTTATCAGATGGTGATCCTGGCCATGCGCACCGGCGAAATCTCCTTCGTCGCGCCGTTCCGCTACCTGAGCCTTATCTGGTCCGCCTTGCTCGGTTTGATTGTTTTCAACGAGGTGCCGGACAGCTGGTCCATCTTCGGCGCCGCTGTTGTCATCGTCTCGGGCATCTATACTTTCTATCGCGAAAGCAAACGGCGGGCGGCCGAACCCGCCGTGCAGGAATCAGAACCCCGCGTTCCCGCCTGA
- the mobA gene encoding molybdenum cofactor guanylyltransferase MobA, which translates to MSDFIASPEDIPVVLLAGGRSSRMGANKAFALLAGESLLARISSKIAERQRKPIALNAEADWPDVMGMPLVPDGIPGKLGPLAGVLAAMQDTILRYPQVSHVATIPIDTPFFPPDLVARLAHVIRGPDEIAIAASLGQDHPVFGLWPISAAADLERWIVSDEKRRVRDFLAPHKVRRVEFPAIETAIGPLDPFFNINTPADLAEAEAWLAALENMS; encoded by the coding sequence ATGTCCGACTTCATCGCCAGTCCCGAAGATATTCCCGTCGTTCTGCTTGCGGGAGGCAGGTCGAGCCGGATGGGCGCGAACAAGGCCTTTGCATTGCTCGCCGGCGAAAGCTTACTCGCTCGCATCTCCTCGAAGATCGCCGAAAGGCAACGCAAACCAATCGCTCTGAATGCCGAGGCCGATTGGCCAGACGTCATGGGGATGCCGCTTGTTCCCGACGGAATTCCGGGCAAATTAGGTCCGCTTGCGGGTGTCCTTGCCGCAATGCAAGACACGATATTGCGCTACCCCCAGGTCTCGCATGTCGCCACCATCCCCATCGACACCCCGTTCTTTCCCCCCGATCTGGTCGCCCGCCTCGCCCATGTCATTCGCGGCCCCGATGAGATTGCCATTGCAGCATCGCTCGGCCAGGATCATCCTGTTTTCGGTCTATGGCCCATCTCCGCCGCCGCCGATCTGGAGCGATGGATCGTCTCCGACGAGAAGCGGCGCGTAAGAGATTTCCTCGCCCCGCATAAGGTGCGGCGGGTGGAATTTCCCGCGATCGAAACGGCGATCGGCCCTCTCGACCCCTTCTTCAACATCAATACACCAGCCGATCTCGCCGAAGCAGAGGCATGGCTGGCAGCTTTGGAAAACATGTCATGA
- the mobB gene encoding molybdopterin-guanine dinucleotide biosynthesis protein B has product MTKSRPKIFGIAGWKNSGKTGLAVRLVTEFTQRGYRISTIKHAHHDFDIDKVGADSFRHREAGAHEVTIVSGTRYAIMHELRGDPEPSFEEILARLAPCDLVLIEGYKREPIPKIEARRLEAAKCEPLAPQDPHIVAIAADHLVEDTGPLAVFDLDDTLAIADFIAAKVGLGKPTK; this is encoded by the coding sequence ATGACGAAATCCCGGCCCAAGATCTTCGGCATCGCCGGCTGGAAGAATTCCGGCAAGACGGGACTTGCCGTGCGACTGGTCACCGAATTCACGCAGCGCGGCTATCGGATCTCGACCATCAAGCATGCGCATCACGATTTCGATATCGACAAGGTCGGCGCCGACAGCTTTCGCCATCGTGAGGCGGGCGCGCATGAAGTCACCATCGTCTCCGGCACGCGCTATGCCATCATGCACGAATTGCGCGGCGATCCGGAACCGAGCTTCGAAGAAATACTGGCGCGTCTTGCCCCTTGCGACCTCGTTCTGATCGAGGGCTACAAGCGCGAACCCATACCGAAAATCGAGGCCCGACGGCTGGAAGCGGCTAAGTGCGAGCCGCTGGCCCCGCAGGACCCTCACATCGTCGCCATCGCCGCCGACCATCTGGTGGAAGACACGGGTCCGCTTGCCGTTTTCGACCTTGACGATACGCTCGCCATCGCTGATTTCATCGCGGCGAAAGTCGGCCTCGGCAAACCGACGAAATAA